The following are encoded in a window of Solidesulfovibrio magneticus RS-1 genomic DNA:
- a CDS encoding Maf family protein — MSVTHTKLILASASPRRRELLALAGVPFDIVVSPAQEPAPDVNEHPAAYAARMARLKAAAVAEAHPEAVVLGADSVVAVGETILGKPADAADAMRMLRLLSGRGHQVVTGCALFAPGREPEIFTVATEVTMGVVPDDRLAAYVATGEPMDKAGAYAIQGGAAAFVTTICGSYTNVVGLPLAEVVEILSVWGVAVPATR; from the coding sequence ATTCTGGCCTCGGCCTCGCCGCGCCGCCGCGAACTGCTGGCCCTGGCCGGTGTTCCCTTTGACATCGTCGTCAGCCCGGCCCAGGAGCCGGCCCCGGACGTCAACGAACATCCCGCCGCCTACGCCGCCCGCATGGCCCGACTCAAGGCCGCCGCCGTGGCCGAAGCGCACCCTGAGGCCGTGGTCCTTGGCGCGGATTCCGTGGTGGCCGTGGGCGAGACCATCCTCGGCAAACCGGCCGACGCCGCCGACGCCATGCGCATGTTGCGGCTGCTCTCGGGCCGCGGCCATCAGGTGGTGACCGGCTGCGCCCTCTTCGCCCCCGGCCGGGAACCCGAGATTTTCACGGTCGCCACCGAAGTCACCATGGGCGTGGTGCCGGATGATCGCTTGGCCGCCTATGTCGCCACCGGCGAACCCATGGACAAGGCCGGCGCTTACGCCATCCAGGGCGGCGCGGCGGCCTTTGTCACCACCATTTGCGGCTCATATACCAATGTCGTGGGATTGCCCCTGGCGGAAGTCGTAGAAATTTTGAGCGTTTGGGGAGTTGCCGTTCCAGCAACACGTTGA